In Flavobacterium sp. N1736, the following are encoded in one genomic region:
- a CDS encoding response regulator transcription factor → MSSIIKIALVDDEVLFRKGIAFLLQRENNIEIIFEASNGEELISKLDSSELKPDIIIMDLKMPVLNGVEATKIIRKSYPEIKIIALTSYDTKSFIANMIQVGAVAYLIKNTTPKDLIHTINEVSKKGFYYNQTVLKTIQETVVSTKNSKGNLETGFLSPREIEILQLICQQKTTTEIADHLFLSPRTVEGHRNNLLLKTESRNIAGLVVYAIQNEIAVLTI, encoded by the coding sequence ATGAGTAGCATTATTAAAATTGCTTTAGTTGATGACGAAGTTTTATTTCGGAAAGGAATTGCTTTTTTGCTGCAAAGAGAAAATAATATAGAAATTATTTTTGAAGCTTCAAATGGCGAAGAACTTATTTCTAAATTAGATAGCAGCGAATTAAAACCTGATATTATTATTATGGATTTGAAAATGCCTGTATTAAATGGCGTTGAAGCCACAAAAATTATCCGCAAATCTTATCCCGAAATTAAAATAATTGCCTTAACAAGTTATGATACAAAATCATTTATTGCAAATATGATTCAGGTTGGTGCAGTTGCTTATTTAATTAAAAACACAACTCCAAAAGATTTAATTCATACAATAAATGAAGTCTCCAAAAAAGGTTTTTATTATAATCAAACAGTTTTAAAAACAATTCAGGAGACTGTTGTTTCTACTAAAAATTCAAAAGGCAATCTGGAAACAGGTTTCCTCTCGCCTCGTGAAATCGAAATTCTTCAACTTATTTGTCAGCAAAAAACAACTACTGAAATTGCTGATCATCTTTTTTTAAGTCCAAGAACCGTTGAGGGACACCGCAATAATTTACTTCTCAAAACTGAATCCAGAAATATTGCAGGATTGGTCGTTTATGCTATTCAAAATGAAATAGCTGTTTTAACAATCTAA
- a CDS encoding DUF5932 domain-containing protein, protein MFKKVLVAEDLDSISITVIQVLEDLKIPFIDHVKYCDDALIKIKKGIIDNEPYDLLISDLSFKSDHREINLASGEDLIGAVNEVQPAIKKIVFSIEDKSYRIKSLFNDFKINAYVSKGRNSINELKKAIERAYENEEKILSSDLSFSFTDKTLIEIESYDISILKLLAQGYTLENISNEFKANCILPNGTSSLEKRINKLKIYFKANNNVHLIAIAKDFGLV, encoded by the coding sequence ATGTTTAAAAAAGTTTTAGTTGCCGAAGATTTAGATAGTATTAGCATTACCGTTATTCAAGTACTTGAAGATCTTAAAATACCTTTTATCGATCACGTGAAATACTGTGATGACGCTTTAATAAAAATAAAAAAAGGAATTATTGATAATGAACCTTACGATTTATTGATTAGTGATTTATCTTTTAAATCAGACCATCGCGAAATAAACTTAGCCAGTGGAGAAGATCTTATAGGAGCTGTAAATGAAGTTCAACCTGCTATAAAAAAAATAGTGTTTTCTATTGAAGATAAATCGTACCGAATAAAGTCTCTCTTTAATGATTTTAAAATTAATGCCTATGTTTCAAAAGGAAGAAATAGTATAAATGAATTAAAAAAAGCAATAGAACGAGCATATGAAAACGAGGAAAAGATTCTTTCATCTGATTTGTCTTTTAGTTTTACTGACAAAACTTTGATTGAAATAGAATCTTACGATATTTCTATTTTAAAGTTATTAGCCCAGGGCTATACTTTAGAGAATATTTCTAACGAATTTAAAGCCAATTGTATTTTGCCAAATGGCACAAGCAGTCTTGAAAAACGTATAAACAAATTAAAAATATATTTCAAAGCAAATAACAATGTCCATTTAATAGCAATCGCAAAAGATTTTGGTCTTGTTTAA
- the dnaB gene encoding replicative DNA helicase, translating to MENFKNINPVKVDKTTIINLEKGKLPPQVLELEEAVLGAMMIDKKGVDDVIDILQPDAFYKDAHKYIFEAIVQLFTETQPIDLLTVSSQLKKNGKLEIAGGDFYLIQLTQKIASSAHIEFHSRIILQKFIQRSLIRISSEIIEASYDETTDVFDLLDQAESKLYEVTQGNIKRSSETAQSLVLQAKKRIEEIAGKEGLSGVETGFTNLDKLTSGWQPSDLIIIAARPAMGKTAFVLSMARNIAIEFGHGVALFSLEMASVQLITRLISSETGLSSEKLRTGKLEPHEWEMLSTKVKNLEKAPLYIDDTPSLSIFDLRAKCRRLVSQHNIKIVIVDYLQLMTAGGNGKGGGNREQEISTISRNLKALAKELNVPVIALSQLSRAVETRGSSKRPLLSDLRESGAIEQDADIVSFLYRPEYYKIDEWDDDEASPTAGQAEIMIAKHRNGGIENVRLKFIGHLGKFDNLDDFSGSYDDLPSKMNHDDNPFITKNLPSANEAFGSNLNDDDDDSDVPF from the coding sequence ATGGAAAATTTCAAAAATATAAATCCTGTAAAGGTAGATAAAACCACTATTATTAATTTAGAAAAAGGGAAATTACCACCGCAAGTACTTGAATTAGAGGAAGCTGTACTTGGGGCAATGATGATTGATAAAAAAGGAGTGGATGATGTAATTGATATTTTGCAACCGGATGCTTTTTATAAAGACGCCCATAAATATATTTTTGAAGCAATTGTTCAGCTTTTTACAGAAACGCAGCCAATTGACTTATTGACAGTTTCATCTCAGCTGAAAAAGAATGGAAAATTAGAAATTGCCGGTGGAGATTTTTATTTGATTCAGCTTACACAAAAAATAGCCTCTTCGGCGCATATTGAATTTCACTCCCGTATTATACTTCAGAAATTTATTCAAAGAAGTTTGATCCGAATTTCTTCGGAAATTATCGAAGCTTCTTATGATGAAACAACAGATGTATTTGATTTATTGGATCAAGCCGAATCAAAATTATACGAAGTTACACAAGGAAATATCAAGAGAAGTTCTGAAACTGCTCAGAGTTTAGTTTTGCAGGCAAAGAAACGTATTGAAGAAATTGCCGGAAAAGAAGGATTAAGCGGTGTTGAAACCGGTTTTACCAATTTAGACAAACTAACTTCCGGATGGCAACCGAGTGATTTAATTATTATTGCGGCGAGACCTGCGATGGGAAAAACAGCATTTGTACTTTCAATGGCCAGAAATATCGCTATTGAGTTTGGGCACGGAGTAGCATTGTTTTCTTTAGAGATGGCTTCGGTTCAGTTAATAACGAGATTGATTTCATCAGAAACCGGATTGTCATCAGAGAAATTGCGTACCGGTAAATTAGAACCGCATGAATGGGAAATGTTAAGTACCAAGGTAAAAAACTTAGAAAAAGCGCCGTTGTATATTGACGATACGCCATCACTTTCTATTTTCGATTTAAGAGCAAAATGTCGTCGTTTGGTTTCACAGCATAATATCAAAATTGTCATTGTCGATTATTTGCAATTAATGACTGCCGGAGGAAATGGCAAGGGTGGAGGAAATCGTGAACAGGAAATTTCTACTATTTCGCGAAACTTAAAAGCTTTGGCAAAAGAGTTAAACGTTCCGGTAATTGCACTTTCGCAGTTATCGCGTGCCGTTGAAACACGCGGATCAAGTAAGCGTCCGTTGTTATCAGATCTTCGTGAATCTGGAGCAATTGAACAAGATGCCGATATTGTTTCGTTTTTATACCGTCCGGAATACTACAAAATTGACGAATGGGATGATGATGAAGCTTCGCCAACTGCTGGTCAGGCTGAAATAATGATCGCCAAGCACCGTAATGGTGGTATCGAAAATGTTCGTTTGAAATTTATTGGACACCTTGGAAAATTTGATAATCTTGATGATTTTTCAGGCAGTTATGACGATTTACCATCAAAAATGAATCATGACGATAATCCATTTATCACTAAAAATCTGCCCTCGGCAAATGAAGCTTTCGGAAGCAATCTCAATGACGATGATGATGACAGCGATGTACCATTTTAA
- a CDS encoding transketolase, whose amino-acid sequence MKPNTQQLSDLTIQVRRDILRMVHAVNSGHPGGSLGCTEFLVTLYQNIMERKEGFDMDGIGEDIFFLSNGHISPVFYSVLARSGYFPISELATFRLLNSRLQGHPTTHEGLPGVRMASGSLGQGLSVALGAAQAKKLNGDNHLIYTLHGDGELQEGQNWEAIMYASAKKVDNLIATVDVNGKQIDGTTDEVLAMGSLRAKFEAFDWDVLEIAEGNNIDAIIAGLTDAKSRTGKGKPVCILLHTEMGNGVDFMMHTHAWHGKAPNNDQLASALAQNYSADQIDY is encoded by the coding sequence ATGAAGCCTAACACACAACAATTAAGCGATTTAACTATCCAAGTAAGAAGAGATATTCTTCGAATGGTACATGCTGTCAACTCAGGTCACCCAGGTGGATCACTAGGTTGTACTGAATTTTTGGTAACGCTATACCAAAATATTATGGAACGTAAAGAAGGTTTTGATATGGACGGAATTGGAGAAGATATTTTCTTTCTTTCAAACGGTCATATTTCTCCTGTATTTTATAGCGTTTTAGCTCGCAGCGGTTATTTCCCTATTTCAGAATTAGCTACGTTTAGATTACTAAACTCACGTTTACAAGGTCACCCAACAACCCACGAAGGTTTACCTGGTGTTCGTATGGCTTCTGGTTCATTAGGACAAGGTTTATCTGTAGCTCTTGGAGCAGCTCAGGCAAAAAAATTAAATGGAGATAATCATTTGATCTATACTTTACACGGAGATGGCGAATTACAAGAAGGTCAAAACTGGGAAGCGATCATGTATGCTTCTGCTAAAAAAGTAGACAATCTTATTGCAACTGTCGACGTTAACGGAAAACAAATTGACGGAACTACAGACGAAGTTTTAGCAATGGGAAGTCTTCGTGCTAAATTTGAAGCTTTTGACTGGGATGTTTTAGAAATTGCCGAAGGAAACAATATCGATGCTATTATTGCAGGATTAACAGATGCAAAATCAAGAACAGGAAAAGGAAAACCGGTTTGTATTTTATTACATACTGAAATGGGTAATGGTGTAGATTTTATGATGCATACGCATGCCTGGCACGGAAAAGCACCAAACAACGATCAGTTAGCAAGTGCTTTAGCTCAAAACTATTCTGCAGATCAAATCGACTACTAA
- a CDS encoding DMT family transporter, translating to MRNDNLKSYLNLHLIVFIWGFTAILGALITIDAENLVWFRMFLAGLFLAGFIVYKKQSFVISVQSFAKLIFVGLLIAMHWIFFFKAIHVSNVSITLSIFSLGAFFASLLEPLFYGRKILWYEVFFGLIIIGGLALIMQVEVKYLSGMYYALASIILGVLFTLMNGKLISDHEPSVITFYEFGAGVFFISIYFLVQGKFTADFFTMSLNNWILLLILASVCTAYAFTASVKVMQKLTPYTVMLTTNLEPVYGIMLAYFILGGKEKMSTEFYIGAIIIVITVILNGVFKHYQNKKNL from the coding sequence ATGCGAAACGATAATTTAAAAAGTTATTTAAACCTTCATTTAATTGTTTTTATCTGGGGATTTACTGCAATTCTTGGCGCTTTAATAACAATTGATGCCGAAAATTTAGTCTGGTTCAGAATGTTTCTTGCAGGACTTTTTCTTGCGGGTTTTATTGTCTATAAAAAACAGTCTTTTGTAATATCGGTTCAATCTTTTGCCAAATTAATTTTTGTGGGATTATTGATTGCAATGCACTGGATTTTCTTTTTTAAGGCAATTCACGTTTCAAATGTTTCGATAACCTTGTCTATATTTTCGTTAGGCGCTTTTTTTGCTTCTTTATTAGAGCCGCTTTTTTACGGAAGAAAGATATTATGGTACGAAGTTTTCTTCGGATTAATAATTATTGGAGGTTTAGCACTTATTATGCAGGTTGAGGTTAAATACCTGAGCGGCATGTATTATGCTTTGGCTTCTATTATTTTGGGGGTTTTGTTTACCTTAATGAATGGTAAATTAATCTCTGACCACGAACCTTCAGTAATTACATTCTACGAGTTTGGTGCAGGAGTTTTCTTTATTTCTATTTATTTTTTGGTACAAGGAAAATTTACTGCCGATTTTTTCACCATGTCACTAAATAACTGGATTTTATTACTCATTTTAGCTTCAGTTTGTACGGCTTATGCCTTTACGGCTTCTGTAAAAGTAATGCAGAAATTAACGCCTTATACTGTAATGTTAACGACTAATTTAGAGCCGGTTTACGGAATTATGCTTGCTTATTTTATTCTTGGAGGAAAAGAAAAAATGAGTACTGAATTTTATATCGGTGCGATTATAATTGTAATTACCGTTATTTTAAATGGTGTTTTTAAACATTATCAAAACAAGAAGAATCTGTAA
- a CDS encoding endonuclease/exonuclease/phosphatase family protein, with amino-acid sequence MKNSLSLFVFFFVIHSFSQVKIVSWNIENFGKSKTDSQLNSIANTVRNYDIVVIQEVVAGYGGAKAVTKLAEILNEKGTKWDYSISDPTSGTSYKKERYAYIWKTSKAKLKGNTWLEKKYHLEIDREPYFATFEIDKKTITLVNFHAITKKRQPETEIKYFKFLPQEYPALKLVFIGDFNCPESHTVFNPLKKMGYSPIFEKQKTTLKQECKGNNCLASEFDNAFYKKSDLKYINSGVITFYKTFDSLKEARKISDHIPIWFEFSLN; translated from the coding sequence ATGAAAAATAGTCTAAGCCTTTTTGTTTTCTTTTTTGTAATTCATTCATTTTCTCAGGTTAAAATTGTTTCCTGGAATATAGAAAACTTTGGAAAATCAAAAACTGATTCTCAACTAAATAGTATTGCCAATACGGTCCGAAATTATGACATTGTTGTAATTCAGGAAGTTGTTGCAGGCTATGGCGGTGCAAAAGCTGTAACAAAACTAGCCGAAATTTTGAATGAAAAAGGAACAAAATGGGATTACAGCATTAGCGATCCAACAAGCGGTACGAGCTATAAAAAGGAAAGATACGCTTATATCTGGAAAACTTCTAAAGCCAAACTTAAAGGCAATACCTGGCTGGAAAAAAAATATCACTTAGAAATTGATCGCGAACCTTATTTTGCTACCTTCGAGATTGACAAGAAAACAATTACGCTGGTAAATTTTCACGCTATCACCAAGAAAAGACAACCGGAAACTGAAATTAAATATTTTAAATTCCTGCCTCAGGAATATCCTGCCTTAAAATTGGTTTTTATTGGAGATTTCAATTGTCCGGAATCACATACTGTTTTTAATCCCTTAAAAAAAATGGGCTACTCTCCTATTTTTGAGAAACAGAAAACAACATTAAAACAAGAATGTAAAGGTAATAATTGCCTTGCATCTGAGTTTGACAATGCTTTTTATAAAAAAAGCGATCTAAAATACATCAACTCCGGAGTAATTACTTTTTATAAAACCTTTGACTCATTAAAAGAAGCAAGAAAAATATCAGATCATATTCCTATTTGGTTTGAATTTTCCTTAAACTAA
- a CDS encoding acetyl-CoA carboxylase carboxyltransferase subunit alpha has product MEYLDFELPIKELEEQLEKCVIIGKESDVDVTPTCKEINKKLEQTKKDIYKNLTAWQRVQLSRHPNRPYTLDYIRAICGDTFLELHGDRGFKDDKAMVGGLGKVNGQSFMIVGQQKGYNTKTRQYRNFGMANPEGYRKALRLMKMAEKFGIPVLTLVDTPGAYPGLEAEERGQGEAIARNIFEMVRLKVPIITIIVGEGASGGALGIGVGDKVYMLENTWYSVISPESCSSILWKSWEYKERAADALKLTSSDMKRQKLVDDVIPEPLGGAHYDRETTFKTVAEYITKGYNELKDLSTADLIAQRMDKYSNMGEYKE; this is encoded by the coding sequence ATGGAATATTTAGATTTTGAGCTTCCAATAAAAGAACTAGAAGAACAGTTAGAAAAGTGTGTTATAATTGGAAAAGAATCTGATGTTGATGTAACACCAACCTGCAAGGAAATCAACAAGAAATTAGAACAAACTAAGAAAGACATATATAAAAACCTTACGGCCTGGCAACGTGTTCAGCTTTCAAGACATCCAAACAGACCTTACACTTTAGATTATATCAGAGCAATTTGCGGTGATACTTTTTTAGAGCTTCACGGAGACAGAGGTTTCAAGGATGATAAAGCAATGGTTGGCGGTTTAGGAAAAGTAAACGGACAGTCGTTTATGATTGTAGGGCAGCAAAAAGGATATAATACAAAAACACGTCAGTACCGTAATTTTGGTATGGCAAATCCTGAAGGATACCGTAAAGCTTTACGTTTGATGAAAATGGCAGAGAAATTCGGAATTCCGGTTTTAACTTTAGTCGATACTCCGGGTGCATATCCAGGACTTGAAGCCGAAGAAAGAGGACAGGGAGAAGCAATTGCCAGAAATATTTTTGAAATGGTTCGTTTAAAAGTGCCAATCATTACTATTATTGTTGGTGAAGGTGCTTCTGGAGGGGCTTTAGGAATAGGTGTTGGAGACAAAGTATATATGTTAGAAAACACTTGGTATTCTGTAATTTCTCCGGAATCATGCTCTTCTATTTTATGGAAAAGCTGGGAATACAAAGAACGTGCAGCTGATGCTTTAAAATTAACATCATCTGACATGAAAAGACAAAAATTAGTAGATGATGTAATTCCGGAACCACTAGGCGGAGCGCACTACGACAGAGAAACTACTTTTAAAACAGTAGCGGAATATATTACTAAAGGATATAACGAATTAAAAGACTTATCAACAGCCGACTTAATTGCTCAGAGAATGGACAAATATAGTAATATGGGTGAGTATAAGGAGTAA
- the tgt gene encoding tRNA guanosine(34) transglycosylase Tgt — translation MKFDLLQKDPQSRARAGSITTDHGVIETPIFMPVGTVASVKGVHQRELKQDINPDIILGNTYHLYLRPQTEILEKAGGLHKFMNWDRNILTDSGGYQVYSLSSNRKIKEEGVKFKSHIDGSYHFFTPENVMEIQRTIGADIIMAFDECTPYPCDYRYAQRSMHMTHRWLDRCINHLDKLPYKYGYEQTFFPIVQGSTYKDLRQQSAEYIANSGQQGNAIGGLSVGEPAEEMYAMTEVVCEILPEDKPRYLMGVGTPINILENIALGIDMFDCVMPTRNARNGMLFTSNGTINIKNKKWEDDFSPIDEMGHTFVDTEYTKAYLRHLFAANEYLGKQIATIHNLGFYMWLVREARKHILAGDFRPWKEMMVKNMSQRL, via the coding sequence ATGAAGTTTGATTTATTACAAAAAGATCCGCAGTCGAGAGCGAGAGCGGGGAGTATTACTACTGATCATGGCGTAATTGAAACGCCTATTTTTATGCCCGTTGGAACGGTTGCTTCTGTAAAAGGAGTACATCAGCGTGAACTTAAACAAGATATTAATCCGGATATTATTCTGGGAAATACATACCATTTATATTTACGTCCGCAAACAGAAATTCTTGAAAAAGCTGGTGGATTGCATAAATTCATGAACTGGGATCGTAATATTTTGACAGATTCTGGTGGATATCAGGTTTATTCTCTTTCAAGTAATCGAAAAATTAAAGAAGAAGGAGTGAAGTTTAAATCGCATATTGACGGTTCATATCACTTTTTTACACCAGAAAATGTAATGGAAATTCAGCGAACCATTGGTGCTGATATTATTATGGCTTTTGATGAATGTACACCTTATCCTTGCGATTACAGATATGCGCAGCGCTCGATGCATATGACGCACCGTTGGTTGGATCGTTGTATTAATCATTTGGATAAATTGCCTTATAAATACGGATACGAGCAAACATTTTTCCCAATTGTTCAGGGAAGTACTTATAAAGATTTACGTCAGCAATCTGCAGAATATATTGCAAATTCAGGGCAGCAAGGAAACGCAATTGGCGGATTATCAGTAGGAGAACCTGCTGAAGAAATGTACGCAATGACTGAAGTTGTTTGCGAAATCCTGCCGGAAGATAAACCCCGTTATTTAATGGGAGTGGGAACGCCAATTAATATTTTGGAAAATATTGCATTAGGAATTGATATGTTTGATTGTGTTATGCCAACCAGAAACGCCAGAAACGGAATGTTGTTTACATCAAACGGAACTATCAATATTAAAAATAAAAAATGGGAGGATGATTTTTCTCCAATTGATGAAATGGGGCATACTTTTGTCGATACAGAATATACAAAAGCCTATTTGCGTCACTTATTTGCTGCTAATGAATATTTAGGAAAGCAAATTGCAACAATACATAACCTAGGTTTTTATATGTGGTTGGTTCGTGAAGCTAGAAAACATATCTTAGCAGGCGATTTTAGACCATGGAAAGAAATGATGGTTAAAAATATGAGTCAAAGACTATAA
- a CDS encoding asparagine synthetase B, with amino-acid sequence MHKSLVYIFIFLFSFTVKASFILLPMDETTQQNHLKAYGITYWCLSKDYKASWLLNYRGGSFLLPDVEEIRKECKIRGVSFEILSDSEEASILNEISSPSQNMESVILEKAPKIAVYTPKGKQPWDDAVTLVLTYAEIPFTPIYDEEVLSDQLLLYDWLHLHHEDFTGQYGKFYAAYKNTPWYIDQKKDAEALAAKLGYSKVSQEKGAVAKKIRDFVIGGGFMFAMCSATDSFDIALAADGVDICEAMFDGDASEPNYQSKLNFGNSFAFKNFTLERRPEQYEFSDIDMTLKRRIPMEKDYFSLMEFSAKWDPIPSMLCQNHTQLVKGFMGQTTSFDAVLVKSSVLVMGTCELNGEARYIHGEKGKGMFTFFGGHDPEDFQHQVGDPPTVLDLHPNSPGYRLILNNVLFPAARKKKLKT; translated from the coding sequence ATGCACAAAAGTTTAGTCTATATCTTTATATTCCTTTTTTCATTTACTGTTAAAGCTTCGTTTATTCTACTTCCAATGGATGAAACTACACAGCAAAATCACTTAAAAGCTTACGGAATTACATATTGGTGTTTAAGTAAAGATTATAAAGCAAGCTGGCTGCTTAATTATAGAGGAGGTTCTTTTTTGCTTCCTGATGTTGAAGAAATTAGAAAGGAATGCAAAATTCGTGGAGTAAGCTTTGAGATACTTTCAGATAGTGAAGAAGCTTCGATTTTAAACGAAATTTCGAGTCCTTCTCAAAATATGGAATCGGTTATACTTGAAAAAGCACCAAAAATAGCCGTTTATACGCCAAAAGGAAAACAGCCCTGGGATGACGCAGTAACTTTAGTTTTAACTTATGCCGAAATTCCCTTCACGCCAATTTATGACGAAGAAGTTTTAAGTGATCAATTATTGCTATACGATTGGCTGCACTTGCACCACGAAGACTTTACAGGTCAATACGGAAAGTTTTATGCAGCTTATAAAAACACGCCTTGGTACATTGATCAAAAAAAGGACGCAGAGGCACTAGCAGCAAAATTAGGATACTCTAAAGTATCACAGGAAAAAGGAGCAGTTGCAAAAAAAATACGCGATTTTGTAATTGGTGGTGGATTCATGTTTGCAATGTGTTCAGCAACAGATAGTTTTGATATTGCTCTTGCAGCTGACGGTGTAGATATATGCGAAGCAATGTTTGATGGAGATGCAAGTGAACCAAATTATCAATCGAAATTAAACTTCGGAAATTCATTTGCTTTTAAAAATTTCACATTAGAAAGACGTCCGGAACAATATGAATTCTCAGATATTGATATGACTTTAAAACGTAGAATCCCTATGGAAAAGGATTATTTTTCATTAATGGAATTTTCTGCAAAATGGGATCCAATTCCAAGTATGTTATGTCAAAATCATACCCAGTTAGTAAAAGGTTTTATGGGACAAACCACCTCTTTTGATGCGGTATTAGTAAAATCCAGCGTATTAGTAATGGGAACTTGTGAGTTAAATGGCGAAGCAAGATACATTCATGGCGAAAAAGGAAAAGGAATGTTTACTTTTTTTGGAGGACATGATCCTGAAGATTTTCAGCATCAGGTTGGTGATCCGCCAACAGTTTTAGATTTACATCCTAATTCACCGGGTTATAGATTAATTTTGAACAACGTATTATTTCCAGCAGCAAGAAAGAAAAAACTAAAAACATAA
- a CDS encoding sensor histidine kinase → MIHSIPEKELVAIILYISLFFIIVAVVLIVFFYFSRKKIIQKELEKKDLVLQYQKEQLHAIIITQEEERKRIAQDLHDDISSKLNIVSLNSHLLTAPNLTAEETNEITENIINLTTKALENSRKIAHNLLPPVFEKFGLNAGIEELCEEFESSKEVKVHYKNEIDFDEREMDRHLHVFRILQELMNNSLRHGKASEIWIAFKTIDEIKTCNYEDDGKGFDAQNIENQKGLGMKNIDSRISFLNGTIKINSQINNGVAVMFTF, encoded by the coding sequence ATGATTCATTCAATTCCTGAAAAAGAACTTGTTGCAATAATTTTATATATCTCGCTTTTCTTTATAATTGTTGCCGTTGTATTGATCGTATTTTTCTATTTCTCAAGAAAGAAAATAATTCAAAAAGAACTTGAAAAGAAAGATTTAGTGCTGCAATATCAAAAAGAACAGCTTCATGCAATTATTATTACACAAGAAGAAGAGCGTAAACGTATTGCACAAGATTTACATGATGATATTAGTTCGAAACTCAATATAGTTTCATTAAACAGTCATTTGTTAACCGCTCCAAATTTAACAGCAGAAGAAACAAATGAGATTACAGAGAATATCATTAATTTGACAACGAAAGCTTTAGAAAATTCGAGAAAAATTGCTCATAATTTATTACCGCCTGTTTTTGAAAAATTTGGACTAAATGCGGGTATAGAAGAATTATGCGAAGAATTTGAAAGCAGTAAAGAGGTAAAAGTTCATTATAAAAATGAAATTGACTTTGATGAAAGAGAGATGGATAGACATTTGCATGTTTTCAGAATCTTGCAGGAACTGATGAATAATTCTTTACGACACGGAAAAGCATCTGAAATTTGGATTGCTTTTAAAACAATTGATGAAATAAAAACCTGTAATTACGAAGATGACGGAAAAGGCTTTGATGCCCAAAATATTGAAAATCAAAAAGGACTTGGCATGAAAAACATTGATAGCAGGATTTCTTTTTTGAATGGAACAATCAAAATAAATTCTCAAATTAATAATGGAGTTGCCGTAATGTTTACTTTTTAG
- a CDS encoding LptF/LptG family permease, which yields MLTIIDKYILKRYLATFSVMLLLFAPIGIVIDVSEKVNKMLENKIPFTEIAIYYYNFTIYFLNSLFPIFLFLSVIWFTSKLANNTEIIAILSSGISFTRFLRPFIIGATIVSLMVLLMGFFIVPAASEGFNNFRYTYLKGGGKEAMHGDNTNVYRQINDNDFIFVNSFNDESKTAFNFTLEHFEKDKLKYKITASRIKWDPKKKTYTMYDYTKRTLGDLNDVIEKAPEKNTAFKFELEDLTPVVYIAETLSLGKLYKFIEKERKRGSGNINTYLVVLYKKYSVPVSAFILTIIAVAVSAMKRRGGMGMNLAIGIAIAFSFVFFDKIFGTLAEKSTFSPLLAVWFPNIVFGLLAIYLLRNAKR from the coding sequence ATGTTAACAATAATAGATAAATATATTTTAAAAAGATATCTGGCTACCTTTTCGGTAATGCTGCTATTATTTGCTCCTATCGGAATCGTTATTGACGTTTCTGAAAAGGTAAATAAAATGTTAGAAAACAAGATTCCTTTTACGGAGATTGCTATCTATTATTACAATTTTACCATTTACTTTTTAAATTCCCTATTTCCGATATTTTTGTTTTTATCGGTAATTTGGTTTACCTCAAAATTGGCGAATAATACAGAAATTATTGCTATTTTGAGTTCCGGAATTTCGTTTACACGTTTTTTAAGACCTTTTATTATTGGTGCAACTATTGTTTCGCTTATGGTTCTTTTAATGGGATTTTTTATTGTTCCGGCCGCTAGTGAAGGTTTTAATAATTTTAGATATACATATTTAAAAGGTGGTGGAAAAGAAGCAATGCATGGCGATAATACAAATGTTTACAGACAAATTAATGACAATGATTTTATTTTTGTAAACAGTTTTAATGATGAATCTAAAACAGCCTTTAATTTTACACTGGAACATTTTGAAAAAGATAAACTAAAGTATAAAATTACAGCAAGCCGCATTAAATGGGATCCTAAAAAGAAAACCTACACGATGTATGATTATACAAAAAGAACTCTTGGAGATCTGAATGATGTAATCGAAAAAGCTCCTGAAAAAAATACCGCTTTTAAGTTTGAATTAGAAGATTTAACGCCGGTAGTTTATATCGCCGAAACGTTGAGTTTGGGTAAACTTTATAAGTTTATCGAAAAAGAAAGAAAACGTGGTTCAGGAAATATAAATACTTATTTGGTTGTACTTTATAAAAAATATAGTGTACCCGTTTCAGCATTTATTTTAACGATTATTGCTGTTGCTGTATCTGCAATGAAACGTCGTGGCGGTATGGGAATGAATCTTGCTATTGGTATTGCCATTGCATTTTCGTTCGTGTTTTTTGATAAAATATTTGGTACACTTGCCGAAAAATCTACTTTCTCACCTTTATTAGCTGTTTGGTTTCCAAATATTGTTTTTGGACTTTTGGCGATTTACTTATTACGCAATGCGAAACGATAA